The proteins below are encoded in one region of Sminthopsis crassicaudata isolate SCR6 chromosome 1, ASM4859323v1, whole genome shotgun sequence:
- the KLHL40 gene encoding kelch-like protein 40: MAQSLDQIEEQRLYQQTLLQDGLKDMLDHRKFLDCVVKVKDQEFPCHRLVLAACSPYFRAMLLKDLGIQEISLEEVSPEVMGKVLHYLYTSEIDLNEDNVQDLFAAANLFQIPSIFTICVSFLQKRLCLANCLAVFRLGLMLDCARLAVAARDFICDRFPLISRDQDFYGLSADELIAVISSDSLNVEKEEVVFEAVMKWASTGDDKEVRLQALPTVFESIRFRLLPRDYLESRVEKHPLVRTQPELLRKIQMVKDSHEGKMTVLKRKKKKDEMSGKERASMVNGVDTGGPSRKGKQAGEKEAEEADDGDTVIPGILNDTMRFGMFLQDLIFMISDTGAVAYDPGTNECYFASLSTQIPKNHVSLVTKENQIFVAGGLFYNEDNKEDPMSSYFLQFDHLDSEWMGMPPLPSPRCLFGLGEAENSIFVVGGKELKEGEQSLDSVMCYDRLSFKWGESDPLPYVVYGHAVVSHMDLIYVIGGKGSDRKCLNKTYVYDPKKFEWKELAPMQNARSLFGATVHDGKIYVVAGVTNTGLTSSSEVYNIADNKWEPFLAFPQERSSLSLVSLAGTLYSIGGFATLETESGELVPTELNDIWRYDEEEKKWEGVLREIPYAASATFLPVRLNVLRLTKM; encoded by the exons ATGGCCCAGAGTTTGGACCAAATAGAAGAACAGAGACTCTACCAGCAGACCCTCCTCCAGGATGGACTGAAGGACATGCTGGACCACCGCAAGTTCTTGGACTGTGTGGTGAAGGTGAAGGACCAGGAATTCCCCTGTCACCGGCTGGTCTTAGCCGCCTGTAGCCCCTATTTTCGAGCCATGCTCCTCAAAGACTTGGGGATCCAGGAGATCAGCCTGGAGGAGGTGTCTCCAGAAGTGATGGGCAAGGTTCTGCATTACCTCTACACCTCGGAGATTGATCTCAATGAGGACAACGTCCAGGATCTCTTTGCAGCCGCCAACCTCTTCCAGATCCCCTCCATTTTCACCATCTGTGTCTCCTTCTTGCAGAAGCGGCTCTGCCTCGCCAACTGCCTGGCAGTTTTCCGCCTCGGCCTAATGCTGGACTGTGCCCGGCTGGCTGTGGCTGCCCGCGACTTCATCTGTGACCGCTTCCCTCTTATCTCCCGTGACCAAGACTTCTACGGCCTCTCTGCCGATGAGCTCATCGCTGTCATCTCCAGTGACAGCCTCAAtgtggagaaggaggaggtggtCTTTGAGGCCGTGATGAAGTGGGCCAGCACTGGGGACGACAAGGAGGTCCGGCTCCAAGCTCTGCCCACCGTCTTTGAGAGCATCCGCTTCCGCCTTCTGCCCCGAGACTACCTTGAAAGTCGGGTGGAAAAACACCCACTGGTGAGGACCCAGCCCGAGTTACTCCGCAAGATTCAGATGGTCAAGGACTCCCATGAAGGGAAGATGACTGttctgaagaggaaaaagaagaaagacgaGATGTCTGGGAAGGAAAGAGCCAGCATGGTCAATGGAGTAGATACAGGAGGGCCATCCCGGAAAGGGAAGCAAGCTGGGGAGAAGGAAGCAGAAGAGGCTGATGATGGAGACACCGTCATCCCTGGGATCCTCAATGACACTATGCGCTTTGGGATGTTCCTGCAGGATCTGATCTTCATGATCAGCGACACAGGGGCTGTGGCCTATGATCCCGGGACCAACGAGTGCTATTTTGCTTCCCTGTCCACTCAGATCCCCAAGAACCATGTTAGCCTTGTGACCAAAGAGAACCAGATCTTTGTGGCAGGGGGCCTTTTCTACAATGAGGACAACAAGGAGGACCCCATGAGTTCTTACTTCCTGCAG TTTGATCACCTGGATTCCGAGTGGATGGGCATGCCGCCCCTCCCTTCCCCACGCTGTCTGTTTGGCTTGGGTGAGGCTGAGAATTCCATCTTCGTTGTGGGTGGCAAAGAGCTCAAGGAAGGAGAGCAGAGCCTGGACTCAGTGATGTGCTATGACCGACT GTCTTTTAAATGGGGTGAGTCGGACCCGCTGCCCTATGTGGTGTATGGCCATGCTGTGGTGTCCCACATGGACCTCATCTATGTCATCGGGGGCAAAGGAAGTGACCG GAAGTGTCTGAATAAGACATACGTCTATGACCCCAAGAAGTTTGAATGGAAGGAGTTGGCCCCCATGCAGAATGCCCGATCCCTCTTTGGGGCCACAGTCCACGATGGCAAGATTTATGTGGTGGCTGGAGTCACCAACACAGGGCTGACCAGCTCATCGGAAGTGTACAACATAGCAGATAACAA GTGGGAGCCATTTTTGGCCTTTCCCCAGGAACGCAGCTCACTCAGTCTGGTGAGCCTGGCTGGGACGCTTTACTCCATTGGGGGCTTTGCTACCCTAGAAACTGAGTCAGGAGAGCTGGTGCCGACAGAGCTAAATGACATATGGAG